The Rhinolophus ferrumequinum isolate MPI-CBG mRhiFer1 chromosome 6, mRhiFer1_v1.p, whole genome shotgun sequence genome has a window encoding:
- the LOC117023826 gene encoding 40S ribosomal protein S27-like, which translates to MPLAKDLLHPSPEEEERKHKKKHLMQSPNSYFMDVKCPGCYKITTVFTQAQTVVLCVGCSTASYQPIGGKARLAEGCSFQRRKH; encoded by the coding sequence ATGCCTCTTGCTAAGGATCTCCTTCATCCCTCtccagaagaggaggagaggaaacacAAGAAGAAGCACCTGATGCAGAGCCCCAATTCCTACTTCATGGATGTGAAATGCCCAGGATGCTATAAAATCACTACCGTCTTTACTCAAGCACAAACAGTAGTTTTGTGTGTTGGCTGCTCCACTGCTTCCTATCAGCCTATAGGAGGAAAAGCAAGGCTTGCAGAGGGATGCTCCTTCCAAAGGAGGAAGCACTAA